The following coding sequences are from one Triticum aestivum cultivar Chinese Spring chromosome 5A, IWGSC CS RefSeq v2.1, whole genome shotgun sequence window:
- the LOC123102457 gene encoding formin-like protein 12 isoform X4: MALFRRLFYRKPPDRLLEIADRVYVFDCCFSTETMDQFKYKNYLDSIVLQLREQFADSSLMVLNFRDEGKSLVSGLFSLYRITVKDYPCQYLGCPLLPLDIVIHFLRLSERWLMFEGKQNILLMHCEKGGWPVLAFMLAALLLYRKQYNGEQRTLDMVYKQAPKELLQMLTTLNPQPSHVRYLQYICRMDYELGLPTQPIPFTLDCVILRGVPNFDGVGGCRPIVRVYGQDILTLDRGRNALATPFKAKKHVRRYRQADNMPVKLNVGSCVQGDVVLECLHVDDGLENERLMFRVMFNTFFIQSHILQLDFEHIDVSWDADHRFIKNFKAEVLFSEFDAESDASSEIASGDDDDDDDDDCGDEIEVGSADEFFEAEEIFSSLDLHDGHKDADFRSIASSDRTSSVEARKISPFSSLELSSDDIDGSPENKIDDMNMSFGILNDENACTSVDTNIMHEDITRVVSSLESTTDGGRDSINSSSATYIDKDDGCTVENSDSRQDRIVDPKQDLSHTDNVLVKEVIILETNSPKDIQMIKEVIISEVTAPKQVLEGEIELGNAVHNSESIILTEADSTEGLNIDIALKQDEGDSPREECVTSVNGTKQENNSNTDQPSISDTNVLVIEPADQNNRMEPPLVGRPHLQSTSATMILNSGEQKIKQSDASNNNGAAEQTEGTEASVSNSTGQPSNISSVNMLSEGFSLEANGTLTHASASTVTADSSRLALKKKTFLPLSTQRIFAPYSPRRNVLRSASTDLSFLSPLQTESNQNSVPSTSGRDVVTTPSVSPPPPSSTSLRSSLVNPPLRPIKTVSSLPSSSSLEAYIEMSTSYSPLSHVNPHPPLISLSPPRQPYPAKTHEKDLHAGSLSFPALPASNRYASHPPAPPPPPPSRTLCTKIISSTSISHHAQRREKGSCSSSPRRQTILNLGFSSLTLPSKSSIVMTDFILGASDFIDMEVTNRRNIPTDMYVPTTSEDTKYFFHMPHSLSPKTSQHSTPQPPPLLPLLPQLPLPITDSESVPLISSKSSSDCSYKEAATPPGKQPLSPPPLGANDPSSSKFKEEVPHEQPLDPPLEACKEFSWHELIIETPPSTVHIKEHGAIPTPPHPPSWHRGISPAHILTRQPRHPPSTPPAAPPLPPHLSLLPSLEPLPSPSVTPSTESLSSPHLPQTPALHINDISSLSAPPPSPPPPPPPPREHEVICPLPPISPKRHDVPSPPPPPPFGQHQALLPPSISQDHVIAPPPPLTRDAGIPLPPPPPPRESAGNFPHPIEGSPSPTLLECQVRAPIPPSPPFCEGKERIPPPISLEGNKTTPQPSLIRGREGTPLQDGFQGGAPPPTAPLGVHGGAPSPPPPPPVACRVAPPPPPPLPGGCEGPPPPPLLPPGAHSGAPPPPPLPGGYEVAPPPPPLPPGAYGGAAPPPPPPPGGYGGAPLPPPPPGGIGGVPPPPPPIGGIGGTPTPPPPAGFRGGAPSPPPPPGGYGGTPPPPPPRGHGGVGGPPPPPGAPAPPMPPGIPGGPPPPPGVPGGPPPPPGGRGGPPPPGVRGLRSLGATSLTVARKSSLKPLHWVKVTRAMQGSVWAEIQKQDADSDSEFDVSELASLFTIAPKAKGGAKTEGAGKSIGSKTDKIHLMDIRRANNTEIMLTKIKMPLSEMMSAALALDDSVLDADQVENLIKFCPTKEEMELLKNFTGDKETLGKCEQFFLELMKVPRIESKFRIFAFKIQFQTQIRDVRKNLLTVASACEELRGSEKLKVIMKNILLIGNTLNEGTPRGQAVGFRLDSILKLVETRATSSRTTLMHFLCKGRS, encoded by the exons ATGGCGCTGTTCCGGAGGCTGTTCTACCGGAAGCCGCCGGATCGGCTCCTCGAGATCGCAGACCGCGTCTACG TATTCGATTGTTGCTTCTCGACAGAAACCATGGATCAATTCAAATACAAGAATTACCTGGACAGCATTGTGTTGCAGCTCCGTGAGCAGTTTGCAGATTCTTCATTGATGGTATTAAACTTCAGAGATGAAGGAAAAAGTCTGGTTTCAGGCTTGTTCTCCCTGTACAGAATTACAGTCAAAGATTACCCCTGCCAATACTTAGGATGCCCATTGCTTCCTTTGGACATCGTCATCCACTTCCTCAGGCTGAGCGAGAGGTGGCTTATGTTTGAAGGGAAGCAAAATATTCTGCTAATGCACTGTGAGAAAGGCGGATGGCCAGTGTTGGCATTTATGCTTGCAGCTCTTCTTCTGTACCGGAAACAATACAATGGGGAACAAAGAACTCTGGACATGGTGTACAAGCAAGCACCGAAGGAGCTTCTTCAGATGTTAACAACATTAAATCCACAGCCTTCTCATGTTCGATATCTACAGTACATATGCAGAATGGACTACGAGTTAGGGTTGCCCACACAACCTATTCCTTTCACCCTGGATTGTGTAATTCTTAGAGGAGTACCAAATTTCGATGGGGTAGGTGGTTGTAGGCCAATAGTTCGAGTATATGGGCAGGATATTCTAACGCTTGATAGAGGTCGCAATGCTCTTGCAACACCATTCAAAGCCAAGAAACATGTTAGGCGTTACAGACAG GCAGACAACATGCCGGTGAAGTTAAATGTGGGATCATGCGTCCAAGGTGATGTGGTCCTTGAATGCTTGCATGTGGATGATGGCCTAGAAAATGAAAGGCTAATGTTTAGGGTGATGTTCAATACTTTCTTTATCCAGTCTCACATTTTACAGTTGGACTTTGAGCACATTGATGTCTCTTGGGATGCTGATCACCGGTTCATAAAGAACTTCAAAGCAGAG GTACTCTTTTCAGAGTTTGATGCTGAATCTGATGCGTCTTCCGAAATTGCatccggtgatgatgatgatgatgacgacgacgactgtGGTGATGAGATAGAAGTTGGCTCTGCTGATGAGTTCTTTGAAGCAGAAGAAATCTTCAGTAGTCTTGACTTACATGATGGACACAAGGATGCTGATTTTCGTTCCATAGCTTCTTCAGATCGTACTTCAAGCGTTGAAGCTAGGAAAATCTCACCATTTTCCAGTCTTGAGCTGAGCAGTGATGATATTGATGGATCACCAGAAAATAAAATCGATGACATGAATATGTCATTTGGAATACTAAATGATGAAAATGCATGCACATCTGTTGACACCAATATTATGCATGAAGATATAACGAGAGTAGTGTCAAGTTTGGAAAGTACAACAGATGGAGGCAGAGACAGCATCAATTCGAGTTCTGCTACCTACATAGATAAAGATGATGGCTGCACAGTTGAAAACAGCGATTCAAGGCAGGACAGGATAGTGGATCCCAAGCAAGACTTGAGTCATACTGATAACGTGCTGGTCAAAGAGGTGATTATATTGGAAACCAATAGTCCAAAGGACATTCAGATGATCAAAGAAGTAATCATATCTGAAGTCACCGCTCCAAAACAAGTGCTGGAGGGCGAGATTGAATTAGGCAATGCAGTCCACAATTCAGAAAGCATCATATTGACGGAGGCTGATAGTACTGAAGGACTTAACATTGACATTGCTCTCAAACAGGATGAGGGAGATAGTCCAAGAGAAGAATGCGTTACTTCTGTCAATGGCACCAAACAAGAAAACAACAGTAATACGGATCAACCTAGCATCAGTGACACAAACGTACTAGTGATTGAGCCCGCAGATCAGAATAACAGGATGGAGCCTCCACTAGTAGGGAGGCCACACCTGCAGAGCACAAGTGCTACCATGATTTTAAATTCTGGCGAGCAAAAgattaagcagtctgatgcttccaATAACAATGGAGCTGCAGAACAAACAGAGGGAACGGAAGCTTCTGTATCCAACTCGACAGGCCAACCTTCGAATATTTCTTCTGTGAATATGCTATCTGAAGGTTTTAGCCTGGAAGCAAATGGCACTCTAACTCATGCCAGTGCAAGTACAGTTACAGCTGACTCGTCTCGACTGGCGCTAAAGAAAAAAACTTTTCTTCCTTTGTCAACACAACGTATTTTTGCTCCATACTCTCCCAGGCGTAATGTGCTCCGTTCAGCATCGACAGATTTGTCCTTTCTATCTCCATTGCAAACAGAATCTAATCAGAACTCTGTTCCTTCTACAAGCGGGAGGGATGTTGTTACTACACCTTCAGTGTCTCCACCGCCCCCATCCTCTACATCTCTGAGATCATCCCTAGTAAATCCCCCTCTACGACCAATCAAAACTGTTTCATCTTTACCTTCATCTTCATCATTGGAAGCATATATAGAGATGTCAACTTCCTATTCTCCATTATCACATGTTAACCCTCATCCTCCCTTGATATCATTATCACCACCTCGACAACCTTACCCAGCAAAGACACATGAAAAAGATTTACATGCAGGTAGTCTATCTTTTCCTGCTTTGCCTGCTTCCAACAGGTATGCATCTCACCCTCCAGCGCCACCCCCACCTCCTCCTTCACGTACTCTTTGTACTAAAATTATTTCAAGCACCTCAATATCTCATCATGCACAAAGAAGAGAAAAAGGGTCTTGCTCCTCTAGTCCTCGTAGACAAACTATTCTCAACCTAGGTTTTTCCTCTCTAACTTTACCATCCAAAAGTAGTATAGTGATGACAGACTTTATCTTAGGAGCCTCTGATTTTATAGACATGGAAGTAACAAACAGAAGAAATATACCAACTGACATGTATGTTCCAACTACCAGTGAAGATACAAAGTATTTCTTTCACATGCCTCATTCTTTATCTCCCAAAACTTCTCAACATAGTACACCACAGCCTCCACCTCTGCTTCCTCTACTGCCACAACTACCATTGCCAATTACAGATAGTGAATCAGTACCACTTATAAGCTCAAAGTCTTCTTCAGATTGTTCATATAAAGAAGCAGCAACACCACCAGGAAAACAACCCCTCTCTCCACCTCCACTTGGAGCAAATGATCCTTCAAGTTCAAAATTTAAAGAGGAAGTACCTCATGAACAGCCTTTAGATCCTCCTTTGGAAGCATGCAAGGAATTCTCGTGGCATGAACTGATCATTGAAACCCCACCCTCCACAGTTCATATAAAAGAACATGGAGCCATTCCAACCCCACCACATCCACCCAGCTGGCATAGGGGAATTTCACCTGCTCATATACTTACACGTCAACCCCGTCACCCACCTTCAACACCACCTGCAGCCCCGCCTTTGCCACCACACTTGTCTTTACTCCCATCTCTAGAACCTTTGCCCTCACCTTCAGTTACACCCTCAACAGAATCCTTGTCATCTCCCCATTTACCTCAAACACCAGCCCTTCATATAAATGATATATCATCCCTGTCTGccccaccaccatctccaccgcctcctccacctccgcctAGAGAGCATGAAGTAATTTGCCCTTTGCCTCCAATTTCACCTAAAAGGCATGATGTACCctcacctccaccaccacctccttttGGACAACATCAAGCACTTTTGCCTCCTTCCATTTCCCAGGATCATGTAATAGCTCCACCTCCACCTCTAACAAGGGATGCTGgaattccgctgccaccaccacctccacctagAGAGAGCGCTGGGAATTTCCCTCATCCTATTGAAGGAAGCCCATCTCCAACTCTACTAGAATGTCAAGTTAGAGCTCCAATTCCGCCATCACCTCCTTTTTGTGAAGGAAAGGAAAGAATTCCACCTCCAATTTCTCTTGAAGGAAATAAAACAACTCCACAGCCTTCTCTTATTAGAGGACGAGAAGGAACTCCACTGCAAGATGGATTTCAAGGTGGAGCTCCACCTCCAACAGCACCTCTTGGAGTGCATGGAGGggctccatcgccgccgccaccacctcctgtagCATGTCGAgtggctccaccgccgccgccgccacttccCGGAGGATGCGAagggccgcctccacctcctctgcTACCTCCTGGTGCACATAGtggagctccaccgccgccaccacttCCCGGGGGATACGAAGtggcacctccacctcctccgctaCCTCCTGGAGCCTATGGTGgggctgcaccgccgccgccgccacctcccggaGGATATGGAGGGGCACCtctacctcctcctccacctgGAGGAATCGGAGGAGTTCCACCTCCACCACCGCCTATTGGAGGGATAGGAGGTACTCCAACTCCTCCACCTCCCGCAGGATTTCGAGGTGGAgctccgtctcctcctcctcctcccggagGATATGGCGggactcctccaccacctcctcctagaGGGCATGGAGGAGTAGGTGGCCCCCCTCCCCCACCAGGTGCACCTGCTCCTCCAATGCCCCCCGGAatacctggtggcccccctccacctCCTGGAgtacctggtggcccccctccacctCCTGGTGGACGAGGTGGCCCCCCTCCACCTGGTGTAAGAGGTCTTCGTTCCTTGGGCGCAACCTCACTTACTGTAGCACGGAAGTCATCTCTAAAACCACTGCACTGGGTCAAAGTAACAAGAGCAATGCAAGGAAGTGTATGGGCAGAAATTCAAAAGCAAGATGCTGATAG CGATTCTGAGTTCGATGTGAGTGAACTGGCATCTCTTTTCACTATTGCTCCAAAGGCAAAAGGTGGCGCAAAAACAGAAGGGGCTGGAAAATCTATTGGTTCCAAAACTGATAAGATTCACCTG ATGGATATAAGACGGGCAAATAACACAGAGATCATGTTGACGAAAATCAAAATGCCACTCTCCGAAATGATG AGTGCTGCTCTGGCCTTGGACGATTCAGTTTTAGACGCTGATCAGGTTGAAAATCTCATAAAGTTTTGCCCAACAAAAGAGGAAATGGAGCTTCTAAAG AACTTTACAGGAGACAAGGAAACTCTTGGAAAGTGTGAACAG TTCTTTCTAGAATTGATGAAGGTGCCGAGGATTGAATCTAAGTTTAGGATATTTGCTTTCAAGATTCAGTTTCAGACACAG ATTAGGGATGTTAGAAAGAATTTGCTGACCGTGGCATCGGCTTGTGAGGAG CTCAGAGGCTCTGAGAAGCTGAAGGTGATCATGAAGAACATTCTGTTAATTGGGAACACATTAAATGAAGGGACACCAAGAG GCCAGGCTGTTGGTTTCCGCTTGGATAGTATCCTAAAACTTGTAGAGACCCGTGCAACCAGCAGTAGAACAACACTAATGCACTTTCTTTGCAAG GGGCGGAGCTAG
- the LOC123102457 gene encoding formin-like protein 12 isoform X6 → MALFRRLFYRKPPDRLLEIADRVYVFDCCFSTETMDQFKYKNYLDSIVLQLREQFADSSLMVLNFRDEGKSLVSGLFSLYRITVKDYPCQYLGCPLLPLDIVIHFLRLSERWLMFEGKQNILLMHCEKGGWPVLAFMLAALLLYRKQYNGEQRTLDMVYKQAPKELLQMLTTLNPQPSHVRYLQYICRMDYELGLPTQPIPFTLDCVILRGVPNFDGVGGCRPIVRVYGQDILTLDRGRNALATPFKAKKHVRRYRQADNMPVKLNVGSCVQGDVVLECLHVDDGLENERLMFRVMFNTFFIQSHILQLDFEHIDVSWDADHRFIKNFKAEVLFSEFDAESDASSEIASGDDDDDDDDDCGDEIEVGSADEFFEAEEIFSSLDLHDGHKDADFRSIASSDRTSSVEARKISPFSSLELSSDDIDGSPENKIDDMNMSFGILNDENACTSVDTNIMHEDITRVVSSLESTTDGGRDSINSSSATYIDKDDGCTVENSDSRQDRIVDPKQDLSHTDNVLVKEVIILETNSPKDIQMIKEVIISEVTAPKQVLEGEIELGNAVHNSESIILTEADSTEGLNIDIALKQDEGDSPREECVTSVNGTKQENNSNTDQPSISDTNVLVIEPADQNNRMEPPLVGRPHLQSTSATMILNSGEQKIKQSDASNNNGAAEQTEGTEASVSNSTGQPSNISSVNMLSEGFSLEANGTLTHASASTVTADSSRLALKKKTFLPLSTQRIFAPYSPRRNVLRSASTDLSFLSPLQTESNQNSVPSTSGRDVVTTPSVSPPPPSSTSLRSSLVNPPLRPIKTVSSLPSSSSLEAYIEMSTSYSPLSHVNPHPPLISLSPPRQPYPAKTHEKDLHAGSLSFPALPASNRYASHPPAPPPPPPSRTLCTKIISSTSISHHAQRREKGSCSSSPRRQTILNLGFSSLTLPSKSSIVMTDFILGASDFIDMEVTNRRNIPTDMYVPTTSEDTKYFFHMPHSLSPKTSQHSTPQPPPLLPLLPQLPLPITDSESVPLISSKSSSDCSYKEAATPPGKQPLSPPPLGANDPSSSKFKEEVPHEQPLDPPLEACKEFSWHELIIETPPSTVHIKEHGAIPTPPHPPSWHRGISPAHILTRQPRHPPSTPPAAPPLPPHLSLLPSLEPLPSPSVTPSTESLSSPHLPQTPALHINDISSLSAPPPSPPPPPPPPREHEVICPLPPISPKRHDVPSPPPPPPFGQHQALLPPSISQDHVIAPPPPLTRDAGIPLPPPPPPRESAGNFPHPIEGSPSPTLLECQVRAPIPPSPPFCEGKERIPPPISLEGNKTTPQPSLIRGREGTPLQDGFQGGAPPPTAPLGVHGGAPSPPPPPPVACRVAPPPPPPLPGGCEGPPPPPLLPPGAHSGAPPPPPLPGGYEVAPPPPPLPPGAYGGAAPPPPPPPGGYGGAPLPPPPPGGIGGVPPPPPPIGGIGGTPTPPPPAGFRGGAPSPPPPPGGYGGTPPPPPPRGHGGVGGPPPPPGAPAPPMPPGIPGGPPPPPGVPGGPPPPPGGRGGPPPPGVRGLRSLGATSLTVARKSSLKPLHWVKVTRAMQGSVWAEIQKQDADSDSEFDVSELASLFTIAPKAKGGAKTEGAGKSIGSKTDKIHLMDIRRANNTEIMLTKIKMPLSEMMSAALALDDSVLDADQVENLIKFCPTKEEMELLKNFTGDKETLGKCEQFFLELMKVPRIESKFRIFAFKIQFQTQGC, encoded by the exons ATGGCGCTGTTCCGGAGGCTGTTCTACCGGAAGCCGCCGGATCGGCTCCTCGAGATCGCAGACCGCGTCTACG TATTCGATTGTTGCTTCTCGACAGAAACCATGGATCAATTCAAATACAAGAATTACCTGGACAGCATTGTGTTGCAGCTCCGTGAGCAGTTTGCAGATTCTTCATTGATGGTATTAAACTTCAGAGATGAAGGAAAAAGTCTGGTTTCAGGCTTGTTCTCCCTGTACAGAATTACAGTCAAAGATTACCCCTGCCAATACTTAGGATGCCCATTGCTTCCTTTGGACATCGTCATCCACTTCCTCAGGCTGAGCGAGAGGTGGCTTATGTTTGAAGGGAAGCAAAATATTCTGCTAATGCACTGTGAGAAAGGCGGATGGCCAGTGTTGGCATTTATGCTTGCAGCTCTTCTTCTGTACCGGAAACAATACAATGGGGAACAAAGAACTCTGGACATGGTGTACAAGCAAGCACCGAAGGAGCTTCTTCAGATGTTAACAACATTAAATCCACAGCCTTCTCATGTTCGATATCTACAGTACATATGCAGAATGGACTACGAGTTAGGGTTGCCCACACAACCTATTCCTTTCACCCTGGATTGTGTAATTCTTAGAGGAGTACCAAATTTCGATGGGGTAGGTGGTTGTAGGCCAATAGTTCGAGTATATGGGCAGGATATTCTAACGCTTGATAGAGGTCGCAATGCTCTTGCAACACCATTCAAAGCCAAGAAACATGTTAGGCGTTACAGACAG GCAGACAACATGCCGGTGAAGTTAAATGTGGGATCATGCGTCCAAGGTGATGTGGTCCTTGAATGCTTGCATGTGGATGATGGCCTAGAAAATGAAAGGCTAATGTTTAGGGTGATGTTCAATACTTTCTTTATCCAGTCTCACATTTTACAGTTGGACTTTGAGCACATTGATGTCTCTTGGGATGCTGATCACCGGTTCATAAAGAACTTCAAAGCAGAG GTACTCTTTTCAGAGTTTGATGCTGAATCTGATGCGTCTTCCGAAATTGCatccggtgatgatgatgatgatgacgacgacgactgtGGTGATGAGATAGAAGTTGGCTCTGCTGATGAGTTCTTTGAAGCAGAAGAAATCTTCAGTAGTCTTGACTTACATGATGGACACAAGGATGCTGATTTTCGTTCCATAGCTTCTTCAGATCGTACTTCAAGCGTTGAAGCTAGGAAAATCTCACCATTTTCCAGTCTTGAGCTGAGCAGTGATGATATTGATGGATCACCAGAAAATAAAATCGATGACATGAATATGTCATTTGGAATACTAAATGATGAAAATGCATGCACATCTGTTGACACCAATATTATGCATGAAGATATAACGAGAGTAGTGTCAAGTTTGGAAAGTACAACAGATGGAGGCAGAGACAGCATCAATTCGAGTTCTGCTACCTACATAGATAAAGATGATGGCTGCACAGTTGAAAACAGCGATTCAAGGCAGGACAGGATAGTGGATCCCAAGCAAGACTTGAGTCATACTGATAACGTGCTGGTCAAAGAGGTGATTATATTGGAAACCAATAGTCCAAAGGACATTCAGATGATCAAAGAAGTAATCATATCTGAAGTCACCGCTCCAAAACAAGTGCTGGAGGGCGAGATTGAATTAGGCAATGCAGTCCACAATTCAGAAAGCATCATATTGACGGAGGCTGATAGTACTGAAGGACTTAACATTGACATTGCTCTCAAACAGGATGAGGGAGATAGTCCAAGAGAAGAATGCGTTACTTCTGTCAATGGCACCAAACAAGAAAACAACAGTAATACGGATCAACCTAGCATCAGTGACACAAACGTACTAGTGATTGAGCCCGCAGATCAGAATAACAGGATGGAGCCTCCACTAGTAGGGAGGCCACACCTGCAGAGCACAAGTGCTACCATGATTTTAAATTCTGGCGAGCAAAAgattaagcagtctgatgcttccaATAACAATGGAGCTGCAGAACAAACAGAGGGAACGGAAGCTTCTGTATCCAACTCGACAGGCCAACCTTCGAATATTTCTTCTGTGAATATGCTATCTGAAGGTTTTAGCCTGGAAGCAAATGGCACTCTAACTCATGCCAGTGCAAGTACAGTTACAGCTGACTCGTCTCGACTGGCGCTAAAGAAAAAAACTTTTCTTCCTTTGTCAACACAACGTATTTTTGCTCCATACTCTCCCAGGCGTAATGTGCTCCGTTCAGCATCGACAGATTTGTCCTTTCTATCTCCATTGCAAACAGAATCTAATCAGAACTCTGTTCCTTCTACAAGCGGGAGGGATGTTGTTACTACACCTTCAGTGTCTCCACCGCCCCCATCCTCTACATCTCTGAGATCATCCCTAGTAAATCCCCCTCTACGACCAATCAAAACTGTTTCATCTTTACCTTCATCTTCATCATTGGAAGCATATATAGAGATGTCAACTTCCTATTCTCCATTATCACATGTTAACCCTCATCCTCCCTTGATATCATTATCACCACCTCGACAACCTTACCCAGCAAAGACACATGAAAAAGATTTACATGCAGGTAGTCTATCTTTTCCTGCTTTGCCTGCTTCCAACAGGTATGCATCTCACCCTCCAGCGCCACCCCCACCTCCTCCTTCACGTACTCTTTGTACTAAAATTATTTCAAGCACCTCAATATCTCATCATGCACAAAGAAGAGAAAAAGGGTCTTGCTCCTCTAGTCCTCGTAGACAAACTATTCTCAACCTAGGTTTTTCCTCTCTAACTTTACCATCCAAAAGTAGTATAGTGATGACAGACTTTATCTTAGGAGCCTCTGATTTTATAGACATGGAAGTAACAAACAGAAGAAATATACCAACTGACATGTATGTTCCAACTACCAGTGAAGATACAAAGTATTTCTTTCACATGCCTCATTCTTTATCTCCCAAAACTTCTCAACATAGTACACCACAGCCTCCACCTCTGCTTCCTCTACTGCCACAACTACCATTGCCAATTACAGATAGTGAATCAGTACCACTTATAAGCTCAAAGTCTTCTTCAGATTGTTCATATAAAGAAGCAGCAACACCACCAGGAAAACAACCCCTCTCTCCACCTCCACTTGGAGCAAATGATCCTTCAAGTTCAAAATTTAAAGAGGAAGTACCTCATGAACAGCCTTTAGATCCTCCTTTGGAAGCATGCAAGGAATTCTCGTGGCATGAACTGATCATTGAAACCCCACCCTCCACAGTTCATATAAAAGAACATGGAGCCATTCCAACCCCACCACATCCACCCAGCTGGCATAGGGGAATTTCACCTGCTCATATACTTACACGTCAACCCCGTCACCCACCTTCAACACCACCTGCAGCCCCGCCTTTGCCACCACACTTGTCTTTACTCCCATCTCTAGAACCTTTGCCCTCACCTTCAGTTACACCCTCAACAGAATCCTTGTCATCTCCCCATTTACCTCAAACACCAGCCCTTCATATAAATGATATATCATCCCTGTCTGccccaccaccatctccaccgcctcctccacctccgcctAGAGAGCATGAAGTAATTTGCCCTTTGCCTCCAATTTCACCTAAAAGGCATGATGTACCctcacctccaccaccacctccttttGGACAACATCAAGCACTTTTGCCTCCTTCCATTTCCCAGGATCATGTAATAGCTCCACCTCCACCTCTAACAAGGGATGCTGgaattccgctgccaccaccacctccacctagAGAGAGCGCTGGGAATTTCCCTCATCCTATTGAAGGAAGCCCATCTCCAACTCTACTAGAATGTCAAGTTAGAGCTCCAATTCCGCCATCACCTCCTTTTTGTGAAGGAAAGGAAAGAATTCCACCTCCAATTTCTCTTGAAGGAAATAAAACAACTCCACAGCCTTCTCTTATTAGAGGACGAGAAGGAACTCCACTGCAAGATGGATTTCAAGGTGGAGCTCCACCTCCAACAGCACCTCTTGGAGTGCATGGAGGggctccatcgccgccgccaccacctcctgtagCATGTCGAgtggctccaccgccgccgccgccacttccCGGAGGATGCGAagggccgcctccacctcctctgcTACCTCCTGGTGCACATAGtggagctccaccgccgccaccacttCCCGGGGGATACGAAGtggcacctccacctcctccgctaCCTCCTGGAGCCTATGGTGgggctgcaccgccgccgccgccacctcccggaGGATATGGAGGGGCACCtctacctcctcctccacctgGAGGAATCGGAGGAGTTCCACCTCCACCACCGCCTATTGGAGGGATAGGAGGTACTCCAACTCCTCCACCTCCCGCAGGATTTCGAGGTGGAgctccgtctcctcctcctcctcccggagGATATGGCGggactcctccaccacctcctcctagaGGGCATGGAGGAGTAGGTGGCCCCCCTCCCCCACCAGGTGCACCTGCTCCTCCAATGCCCCCCGGAatacctggtggcccccctccacctCCTGGAgtacctggtggcccccctccacctCCTGGTGGACGAGGTGGCCCCCCTCCACCTGGTGTAAGAGGTCTTCGTTCCTTGGGCGCAACCTCACTTACTGTAGCACGGAAGTCATCTCTAAAACCACTGCACTGGGTCAAAGTAACAAGAGCAATGCAAGGAAGTGTATGGGCAGAAATTCAAAAGCAAGATGCTGATAG CGATTCTGAGTTCGATGTGAGTGAACTGGCATCTCTTTTCACTATTGCTCCAAAGGCAAAAGGTGGCGCAAAAACAGAAGGGGCTGGAAAATCTATTGGTTCCAAAACTGATAAGATTCACCTG ATGGATATAAGACGGGCAAATAACACAGAGATCATGTTGACGAAAATCAAAATGCCACTCTCCGAAATGATG AGTGCTGCTCTGGCCTTGGACGATTCAGTTTTAGACGCTGATCAGGTTGAAAATCTCATAAAGTTTTGCCCAACAAAAGAGGAAATGGAGCTTCTAAAG AACTTTACAGGAGACAAGGAAACTCTTGGAAAGTGTGAACAG TTCTTTCTAGAATTGATGAAGGTGCCGAGGATTGAATCTAAGTTTAGGATATTTGCTTTCAAGATTCAGTTTCAGACACAG GGATGTTAG